One region of Calditrichota bacterium genomic DNA includes:
- a CDS encoding glycoside hydrolase family 2, with translation MERKSTSVLGLIFIIVCFVGSLLAASNPETEIHYLSGRGSDDTVLWQFKVTGGRQANEWTTIPVPSNWELQGFGAYNYGHDHPKSREKGFYRTYFTVSAQWKQKRIFIVFEGVMTDTEVRINGQLAGPVHRGGFYRFRYEITPWVHFDRKNFLQVLVSKVSADSTVELAERRADYWVFGGIYRPVYLEAVPQAFIDWTAIDARADGLFRARVTLNGAAPHDRVTALIFRMDGSPLGKSFATFLGTGKTSVLLETQVTGQKNWTAETPHLYWVEFRLQRGKTVLHTVRKRFGFRTFTVRPGKGLFLNGKRIVLKGCSRHSFWPTTGRALNRNRCRKDILTIKQMNMNAVRMSHYPPDSYFLDQCDELGLYVLDELGGWQRPPYATAVGKKLLAEMLKRDVNHPSILFWDNGNEGGWNPNLDGEFARYDLQHRTVLHPGALFNRVDAHHYPSYARLQKELKDSTLVLPTEILHGLYDGGLGAGLDDYWKLLYPHPHFGGMFLWVFADEGVVRTDKNCFIDTDGNHAPDGILGPFHEKEASFYTIREIWSPVFIETANPLPSDFTGDLPVENRFDFTNLNRCRFEWELLRFFDPPDQSAGHLVLASGSFSGPDLPPHEKGRVHIPLPAHWRQADGLLLRAFDANSRLLNTWSWKWTPAAKVVARVFHTGGQMPHVRKEGRFLKVVTPTVTFYFDAQTSLLANVQQGGHTIPFSNGPRFVASGSRDSVV, from the coding sequence ATGGAAAGAAAAAGTACATCAGTTTTGGGTCTTATCTTCATCATCGTTTGTTTTGTCGGATCCCTCTTGGCTGCCTCCAATCCGGAAACGGAAATTCACTATCTTTCCGGTCGCGGGAGTGACGATACCGTCCTTTGGCAATTCAAAGTGACGGGAGGCCGCCAGGCAAACGAATGGACCACCATTCCGGTTCCGTCCAACTGGGAGCTGCAGGGCTTTGGCGCCTACAACTACGGTCACGATCACCCAAAATCCCGTGAGAAAGGATTTTACCGAACCTATTTTACGGTGTCGGCGCAATGGAAGCAAAAGCGAATTTTCATTGTGTTTGAAGGAGTTATGACGGACACCGAGGTGCGTATCAACGGACAATTGGCCGGGCCCGTTCACCGGGGGGGATTTTACCGATTCCGCTACGAAATTACCCCTTGGGTTCACTTTGATCGGAAAAACTTTCTGCAGGTTTTGGTTAGCAAGGTGTCTGCCGATTCCACGGTTGAACTGGCGGAGCGCCGCGCTGATTACTGGGTGTTTGGAGGCATCTACCGACCGGTGTATCTGGAGGCTGTACCGCAAGCCTTCATTGACTGGACGGCCATTGACGCCCGCGCCGATGGACTGTTTCGCGCCCGGGTAACGCTGAACGGAGCCGCACCACACGACCGCGTCACGGCACTGATCTTCCGTATGGACGGGTCCCCTCTGGGAAAATCCTTTGCGACGTTCCTCGGGACAGGGAAGACGTCCGTTCTGTTGGAAACACAGGTCACCGGGCAAAAAAACTGGACCGCTGAAACACCTCATCTTTACTGGGTGGAGTTTCGCTTGCAGCGCGGAAAAACAGTGCTTCACACCGTCCGGAAGCGGTTTGGATTTCGCACTTTCACCGTGCGCCCGGGGAAAGGACTCTTTCTCAACGGGAAGCGCATCGTGTTGAAGGGATGCAGCCGCCACAGTTTTTGGCCGACCACTGGGCGGGCCTTGAATCGCAATCGGTGCCGCAAGGACATTTTGACAATCAAACAGATGAACATGAATGCCGTACGCATGTCTCATTACCCCCCGGACAGCTATTTTTTGGATCAGTGTGACGAACTGGGCCTGTACGTTCTGGACGAATTGGGTGGGTGGCAGCGGCCCCCGTACGCAACAGCGGTCGGGAAAAAACTGCTGGCAGAAATGCTCAAACGGGATGTCAATCATCCCAGCATTCTTTTCTGGGACAATGGAAATGAAGGCGGGTGGAATCCCAATCTGGATGGTGAGTTTGCCCGGTACGACTTGCAGCATCGGACGGTTTTACACCCGGGGGCGCTGTTTAACCGGGTGGATGCCCATCATTACCCGAGCTATGCCCGGTTACAGAAGGAACTGAAGGATTCCACGCTGGTGCTGCCGACGGAAATTCTGCACGGTTTGTACGATGGAGGACTTGGGGCCGGACTGGACGATTACTGGAAACTTTTGTATCCCCATCCCCATTTTGGGGGGATGTTCCTCTGGGTGTTTGCGGACGAAGGGGTGGTGCGCACGGACAAGAATTGTTTCATTGATACGGACGGTAACCACGCGCCGGACGGGATTTTGGGACCGTTCCACGAAAAAGAGGCCAGTTTTTACACGATCCGGGAAATCTGGAGTCCCGTTTTCATCGAAACGGCAAACCCCTTGCCGAGCGATTTTACCGGCGATCTCCCGGTTGAAAATCGTTTTGATTTTACGAATCTCAATCGATGCCGATTCGAGTGGGAATTGCTGCGCTTTTTCGATCCGCCTGACCAGAGTGCCGGGCACCTTGTGCTGGCCTCCGGGAGTTTCAGCGGGCCCGACCTCCCGCCGCACGAAAAAGGCAGGGTGCACATTCCCCTGCCGGCTCATTGGCGTCAGGCTGATGGACTGCTGCTCCGGGCGTTTGATGCCAACAGTCGCCTGCTGAACACCTGGTCCTGGAAATGGACACCTGCTGCTAAGGTGGTGGCCCGCGTTTTTCATACGGGCGGACAAATGCCTCATGTAAGAAAAGAAGGCCGATTCTTAAAGGTGGTAACGCCGACCGTTACGTTCTACTTCGATGCCCAAACCAGTCTGCTGGCAAACGTTCAGCAAGGGGGCCATACCATTCCCTTCTCAAACGGCCCCCGATTTGTGGCGTCCGGAAGTCGGGATTCGGTTGT